In Clostridium sporogenes, one genomic interval encodes:
- a CDS encoding ribonuclease J: MSNKDSIKVIPLGGLGEIGKNITAFENENEIVIIDCGISFPDEEMYGVDLVIPDITYLLNNKDKVKAIFLTHGHEDHIGSLPYILQQLNRPVYGTALTLGIVENKLKEHNMLSDCELNKVEAGDIVELKNLKVEFIRNTHSIADSCSIAIHTPVGVILHTGDFKIDYTPIDGLVMDFHRIAELGKKGVLLLMADSTNVQRKGHTISEKSIGETLTKIFSNAKGRVIVATFASNIHRMQQIVDASIEYGRKVAFSGRSMENISKVAMDLGYLHIPETYLITVDEMKNYPNEQITIITTGSQGEPMAALARIAYSNHRKIAIEPKDLFIISASPIPGNEKLISRVINELFKKGADVIYEALEEVHVSGHAYEEELKLIHTLVHPKYFMPVHGEYRHLKRHVDLAMELGMERENIFSLETGQVLEISHEEAKVSGKVRTGSIFVDGIGVGDVGNIVLRDRRYLAQDGMLTIVVTLEKESYSVIAGPDVITRGFIYVKESEDLINEVKEIVKEELENCLENKIIEWYVLKSNIKKSVEKYLYEKTKRRPIVLPIIMEI; the protein is encoded by the coding sequence ATGAGTAATAAAGATAGTATAAAGGTTATTCCTTTAGGTGGACTTGGAGAAATTGGTAAAAATATAACTGCTTTTGAAAATGAAAATGAAATAGTTATTATAGACTGTGGTATATCTTTTCCAGACGAGGAGATGTATGGTGTAGATTTGGTTATTCCAGATATAACATATCTTTTAAATAATAAAGATAAAGTAAAAGCCATTTTTTTAACTCATGGACATGAAGACCATATAGGATCTTTACCTTATATTTTGCAACAATTAAATAGACCTGTTTATGGTACTGCATTAACCTTAGGTATAGTAGAAAATAAACTAAAAGAACATAATATGCTCTCAGATTGTGAGCTTAATAAGGTGGAAGCAGGAGATATAGTAGAACTAAAAAATTTAAAGGTGGAATTTATAAGAAATACCCATAGCATAGCGGATTCTTGTTCTATAGCTATTCATACACCGGTGGGAGTTATATTACATACCGGTGATTTTAAAATAGATTACACACCTATTGATGGATTAGTAATGGATTTTCATCGTATTGCTGAATTAGGTAAAAAAGGAGTATTGCTTCTTATGGCTGATAGTACAAACGTGCAGCGTAAGGGACACACAATTTCAGAAAAATCCATAGGAGAAACTTTAACTAAAATTTTTTCAAATGCTAAAGGAAGAGTTATTGTAGCAACTTTTGCTTCAAACATACATAGAATGCAACAAATAGTTGATGCATCTATAGAGTATGGAAGAAAAGTAGCCTTTAGCGGGAGAAGTATGGAAAATATATCTAAGGTAGCTATGGATTTAGGATATCTTCATATACCAGAAACTTATTTGATAACTGTAGATGAAATGAAAAATTATCCTAACGAACAAATAACCATAATAACTACTGGAAGTCAAGGAGAACCTATGGCAGCTCTTGCAAGAATAGCTTATTCTAATCATAGGAAAATAGCTATAGAGCCAAAGGATTTATTTATTATTTCTGCATCACCAATTCCAGGGAATGAAAAACTTATATCTAGAGTAATAAATGAGTTATTTAAAAAGGGCGCAGATGTAATATATGAGGCATTAGAAGAGGTACATGTATCTGGTCATGCTTATGAGGAAGAATTAAAATTAATTCATACATTAGTGCATCCTAAATATTTTATGCCAGTACATGGAGAATATAGGCACCTAAAACGACATGTGGATTTAGCCATGGAGTTAGGTATGGAAAGAGAGAATATATTCTCTTTAGAAACAGGTCAAGTTTTAGAAATATCACATGAGGAAGCAAAAGTATCAGGAAAGGTTCGTACAGGATCCATATTTGTGGATGGCATAGGTGTAGGTGACGTAGGTAATATAGTGCTCAGAGATAGAAGGTATTTAGCACAGGATGGTATGTTAACCATAGTAGTAACTCTAGAAAAAGAATCCTACAGTGTAATAGCAGGACCGGATGTAATAACAAGGGGATTCATATATGTAAAAGAGTCAGAGGACTTAATAAATGAAGTAAAAGAAATAGTAAAAGAAGAACTAGAAAATTGCTTAGAAAATAAAATAATTGAATGGTATGTATTGAAATCAAATATTAAAAAATCTGTAGAAAAATATTTATATGAAAAAACAAAGAGAAGGCCAATAGTTTTACCTATAATTATGGAAATTTAA